A region from the Thermus hydrothermalis genome encodes:
- a CDS encoding KaiC domain-containing protein, whose translation MQKPKLQSALELAAKAPPLIGVPTGVKGLDELFFTLDPTTLKPKPLGGFPQGAAVHVTGISDTGKSLLAEQFALKQAERGETVLFVTTETPASLLVQGLKLRARAMGLKEKVLENVLIADAATYTALREDLQALFATLEEGLAQNARHLVVDSLTGLYEAKEIAARQVVRQVYAFSKRHDLTAVMISQKRSGHEELSAEAAGGYAVSHILDATVVLAKLLVMSPAQAKLYRMPLGEVVRFLRIDGCRLSGHDTRTHYLYIRPEGLLEVGPPLGN comes from the coding sequence ATGCAGAAGCCCAAGCTGCAAAGCGCTCTAGAGCTCGCCGCCAAAGCCCCCCCACTCATAGGGGTGCCCACGGGGGTAAAGGGCCTGGACGAGCTTTTCTTCACCCTAGACCCCACCACCCTCAAACCCAAACCCCTAGGGGGCTTTCCCCAAGGGGCAGCGGTGCACGTTACCGGGATTTCCGACACAGGGAAGAGCCTTTTGGCCGAACAGTTCGCCCTCAAGCAGGCGGAACGGGGCGAGACCGTGCTCTTCGTCACCACGGAAACCCCAGCCTCCCTCTTGGTCCAGGGCTTGAAGCTCCGGGCCAGGGCCATGGGGCTCAAGGAAAAGGTCTTGGAGAACGTGCTCATCGCCGATGCCGCCACCTATACCGCCCTTCGCGAGGACCTCCAGGCCCTTTTCGCCACCCTCGAGGAAGGCCTTGCGCAAAACGCCCGCCACCTGGTGGTGGACTCCCTCACCGGGCTCTACGAGGCCAAGGAGATCGCCGCCCGGCAGGTGGTGCGGCAGGTGTACGCCTTCAGCAAACGCCACGACCTCACCGCCGTCATGATAAGCCAGAAACGCTCCGGCCACGAGGAGCTTTCCGCCGAGGCCGCCGGCGGTTATGCGGTGAGCCACATCCTAGATGCCACCGTGGTCCTGGCCAAGCTCCTGGTGATGAGCCCCGCCCAGGCCAAGCTCTACCGGATGCCCCTGGGGGAGGTGGTGCGCTTCCTGCGGATAGACGGGTGCCGCCTCTCGGGCCACGATACCCGGACCCACTACCTCTACATCCGTCCAGAAGGGCTCCTGGAGGTGGGTCCACCCCTAGGAAACTGA